The genomic interval GCAGTGCTGGGCCCTCTCCGTCAACTGCCCCGTCCCCGGCCCCGTCCCGGGCAGCCCCGCCGGCCGCGACTACCGGCCCGGCTTCGCGGCCCCGCTGATGGCCAAGGACCTCGGACTCGCCGCCGCGGCGGTGCGGGCCGGCGGCGTCGACGCGGAACTCGGCCTGCGGGCCGCCGAGATGTACGCGGAGTTCGCCGAGGGCGCGGGCGCCGCACAGGACTTCTCCGGGATCGTCCGGGCCATCAGGGAGCGGTCGGCACCGGTCGCCGAGCAGAACGGAACGCGCGCGTCATGACGTACGAGACCATCCTCGTCGAACGCAAGGGCCGCACGGCTCTCGTCACCCTCAACCGCCCCAAGGCCCTCAACGCTCTCAACCTCCAGGTCATGAACGAGGTCGTCGCGGCGACGGAGGAGCTCGACCGGGACCCGGACATCGGCTGCGTCGTCCTCACCGGGTCGGAGAAGGCCTTCGCGGCCGGCGCCGACATCAAGGAGATGCGCCCGCGGAGCTACATGGACATGTACCTCAGCGACTGGTTCACCGCCTGGGACCGGCTGGGCGCGCTCCGCACCCCGACCGTCGCCGCCGTCTCCGGCTACGCCCTGGGCGGCGGCTGCGAACTCGCCATGCTCTGCGACATCCTGCTGGCCTCCGACACCGCCGTCTTCGGCCAGCCGGAGATCAAGCTGGGCGTCATCCCGGGCATCGGCGGCTCCCAGCGGCTCACCCGCGCCGTCGGCAAGGCCAAGGCGATGGAACTCTGCCTGACCGGCCGCACGATGGACGCGGCCGAGGCCGAACGGGCCGGGCTCGTCTCCCGCGTCGTCCCGGCCGCCGAGCTCCTCGGCGAGGCCCTCGCGGTCGCGGAGACCGTGGCGGGGATGTCGGCGCCCGTCGCGATGATGGCGAAGGAGGCCGTGAACCGGGCCTTCGAGACGACCCTGGCGGAAGGCGTGCGGTTCGAGCGGCGGCTGTTCCACGCGGTGTTCGCCGTCGCGGACCAGAAGGAGGGGATGGCGGCCTTCGCCGAGAAGCGCCCGCCGGTGTTCGGCCACCGGTAGGCGCCTTGGCCGGGCGCCGTCGACGACCGCGCCCAGGCCCAGGGCCGGCGTCCGGTGCCCGGGGCCGGGCACCGGACGTCCGGCCTCAGATCCCGGGGCGGGCGGGCCCCGGACGGCCCTCAGCCCTCCCGAGCACCGGGTACGGCACCCGCGCCCGGCGGTCCGGGTCGATCGCCAGCCGGCCCCCCGCCGGCGGGCGGGCCCGCTGGGCGCAGTCGCGCCGTTCGCAGATCCGGCACCCCAGCCCGATCGGCGTGGCCGCGCGGGCATCGCCCAGGTCGGTCCCCGCCGCGTAGACCAGCCGGTGCGCGTGGCGCAGCTCGCACCCCAGGGCCACCGCGAACTCCGCGCGCGGCGCGTGATGGCCGAAGCCCCCGCGCGTCACCGTGCGCGCGATCCAGAAGTAGCGCGTCCCGTCGGGCATCTCCGCGACCTGGGTGAGGATCCGGCCCGGAGCGGAGAACGCCTCGTACACCGTCCACAGCGGGCAGGTGCCGCCGAGCCGGGAGAAGTGGAAGGCCGTCGCGGACTGCCGCTTGGAGATGTTGCCCGCCCGGTCCACCCGCAGGAACGAGAACGGCACCCCGCGCCGGCCCGTCCGCTGGAGCGTGCTGAGCCGGTGGCACACGGACTCGAAGCCCACCCCGAACCGGGCCTGGAGCAGCTCCACGTCGTAACCCAGCTCCTCCGCCGCCGTGTGGAACGCCGTGTACGGCATGAGCAGCGCGCCCGCGAAGTAGTCGGCGAGGCCGATCCGGGCGAGCGCCAGCGACTCCGGGGAGGACGGCGCCGCGCTCCCGGCCAGCGCGTCGAGCAGCGGGCCGTGCTCCAGCAGGGCCAGCTGCGTGGCGAGCTGGAACGCCCGCTGGCCGTCGCTCAGCCACGGCGACAGGAACACCAGGCCCGCCTCCGCGTCGAAGCGCCGGGCGTCGGCCGACCGGGCCGGGGCGGCCCGGACGACCTTCACGCCGTGGCGGCCCGCGAGGTGCGCGGTGAGCGCGTCGGCCGAGCGGCCGGGCCGCAGCCCCAGCTCGCCCGCGGTCCGCTCGGCGGCGGTGTCGAGGGCGCCGAAGTGGTTGTGGTGCTCGTAGAAGAAGTCCCGCACCTCGTCGTGCGGTTCGGCCGGCGGCAGGACGTGGGTGTCACCGGGGGCGGCGAGCGCGGCCGCCCGCTCGGCGGCGTCCCGGTAGCGGCGGTGCAGGGCGACCAGGGCGCGGGCCAACTCCGGGTGGTCCCGGGCCACCTCGGCGATCTCCCCGGCCGGCGGCGGCGCCCCGCACGCCTCGTCGCCGAGCGCGGCCCGCAGATCGGTGGTGAGCCGCTCCTCGTCCGCCTGGGAGAAGAACTCCGCGTCCACCCCCAGCACTTCGGCGATCCGCAGCAGCACCGAGGCCGTGAGCGGCCGCTGGCTCTGCTCGATCTGGTTCAGATAGCTGGTGGAGATGCCCAGCGCGCGGGCCAGCTCCACCTGGTTCATCCCCCGCTCGCGGCGCAGCCTGCGCAGCTTCGCGTGGGCGTAGATCTTCCGGCCGGCCGACCGCGCCATGCCCGGCCCCCTCCCGTTCGGCACCACCCGCGGCCCGCTCCTCCCGCGGACCCTCTTGCGAAAGTAGCATCCGCACCTTTCGCGACATTCGCCGATCCGCAGCCACCGGCTGTACGGAATCCGCAGGTTGGAGCGGTCGCGGCGGTCGCGTACGGCGGGCAGGCTCGGTCCCGTACCCCGCACGCACCGCACGCCGCGAGGAGCCCCGTGATCGACCACCAGGTACGTGTACACCCCAGCGCCGCCCGGCTGCCCCGCGAGGAGCAGCTCGCCTGGAAGCTCGCGGCCGTGGCCACCGGCCAGGACGCCGCCGTCGACGCCGGGACCGCCGCGATGGCCGTCAACCGCGTCGTCGACAACGCCGCCGTCGCCGTCGCCTCCCTCGGCCGCCGCCCGGTCGCCGTCGCCCGCGCCCAGGCCCTGCCGCACCGGACCGCCCCGGGCCTCCCCGGCGCCTCGGTGTTCGGGGCCGCGCCGGGCGTCCGCGTCTCACCCGAGTGGGCCGCCTGGGCCAACGGCACGGCCGTCCGGGAACTGGACTTCCACGACACCTTCCTGGCGGCCGACTACTCCCACCCCGGCGACAACATCCCGCCGCTGCTGGCCGTCGCCCAGCACACCGGCCGCGACGGCGCCGACCTGCTGCGCGGCATCGTCGCCGCCTACGAGGTCCACGTGGCCCTGGTGAAGGGCATCTGCCTGCACGCGCACCGCGTCGACCACGTCGCCCACCTGAGCGCGGCCACGGCCTGCGGCCTCGGCGCGCTGCTCCGGCTGCCGACCGCGACCGTGTACCAGGCCGTGCAGCAGGCCGTCCACACCACCACCGCCACCCGGCAGTCCCGCAAGGGCGAGATCTCCAGCTGGAAGGCGTTCGCACCGGCGTTCGCCGGGAAGGCCGCCGTCGAGGCGGTGGACCGGGCGATGCGCGGCGAGGGCTCCCCCTCCCCGGTCTACGAGGGGGAGGACGGCTTCCTCGCCTGGATGCTGGCCGGGCCCGGCGCCACGTACACCGTGTCCCTGCCCGGCCCCGGGGAACCCCGGCGCGCCATCCTCGACACCTACACCAAGGAGCACTCCGCCGAGTACCAGGCGCAGGCCTTCATCGACCTCGCCCGGCGGCTGCGGGAGAGGACCGGACCGCTGGACCGCATCCGCCGGATCGTCCTGCACACCAGCCACCACACCCACCATGTGATCGGCTCCGGGGCCGAGGACCCGCAGAAGTACGACCCCGGGGCCGGCCGGGAGACCCTGGACCACTCCGTGCCGTACATCTTCGCCGTCGCCCTGGAGGACGGCGGCTGGCACCACGAGCGCAGCTACGCCCCCGAACGCGCCCGCGCCGCCGCGACCACCGGGCTGTGGCGGCGGATCTCCACGGTCGAGGACCCGGAGTGGACCCGCCGCTACCACGACCCCGACCCGGCGCGCCGCGCCTTCGGCGGCCGGGCCGTGCTCACCCTGGAGGACGGCACCGTGATCGAGGACGAGCTGGCCGTCGCCGACGCCCACCCCGCCGGGGCCCGGCCCTTCGACCGGGACGGCTACACGCGGAAGTTCCGGACCCTGGCCGACGGCGCCGTCACCCGGCCGGCGCAGGACCGG from Streptomyces albireticuli carries:
- a CDS encoding enoyl-CoA hydratase, which translates into the protein MTYETILVERKGRTALVTLNRPKALNALNLQVMNEVVAATEELDRDPDIGCVVLTGSEKAFAAGADIKEMRPRSYMDMYLSDWFTAWDRLGALRTPTVAAVSGYALGGGCELAMLCDILLASDTAVFGQPEIKLGVIPGIGGSQRLTRAVGKAKAMELCLTGRTMDAAEAERAGLVSRVVPAAELLGEALAVAETVAGMSAPVAMMAKEAVNRAFETTLAEGVRFERRLFHAVFAVADQKEGMAAFAEKRPPVFGHR
- a CDS encoding short-chain fatty acyl-CoA regulator family protein; translated protein: MARSAGRKIYAHAKLRRLRRERGMNQVELARALGISTSYLNQIEQSQRPLTASVLLRIAEVLGVDAEFFSQADEERLTTDLRAALGDEACGAPPPAGEIAEVARDHPELARALVALHRRYRDAAERAAALAAPGDTHVLPPAEPHDEVRDFFYEHHNHFGALDTAAERTAGELGLRPGRSADALTAHLAGRHGVKVVRAAPARSADARRFDAEAGLVFLSPWLSDGQRAFQLATQLALLEHGPLLDALAGSAAPSSPESLALARIGLADYFAGALLMPYTAFHTAAEELGYDVELLQARFGVGFESVCHRLSTLQRTGRRGVPFSFLRVDRAGNISKRQSATAFHFSRLGGTCPLWTVYEAFSAPGRILTQVAEMPDGTRYFWIARTVTRGGFGHHAPRAEFAVALGCELRHAHRLVYAAGTDLGDARAATPIGLGCRICERRDCAQRARPPAGGRLAIDPDRRARVPYPVLGRAEGRPGPARPGI
- a CDS encoding MmgE/PrpD family protein, whose translation is MIDHQVRVHPSAARLPREEQLAWKLAAVATGQDAAVDAGTAAMAVNRVVDNAAVAVASLGRRPVAVARAQALPHRTAPGLPGASVFGAAPGVRVSPEWAAWANGTAVRELDFHDTFLAADYSHPGDNIPPLLAVAQHTGRDGADLLRGIVAAYEVHVALVKGICLHAHRVDHVAHLSAATACGLGALLRLPTATVYQAVQQAVHTTTATRQSRKGEISSWKAFAPAFAGKAAVEAVDRAMRGEGSPSPVYEGEDGFLAWMLAGPGATYTVSLPGPGEPRRAILDTYTKEHSAEYQAQAFIDLARRLRERTGPLDRIRRIVLHTSHHTHHVIGSGAEDPQKYDPGAGRETLDHSVPYIFAVALEDGGWHHERSYAPERARAAATTGLWRRISTVEDPEWTRRYHDPDPARRAFGGRAVLTLEDGTVIEDELAVADAHPAGARPFDRDGYTRKFRTLADGAVTRPAQDRFLDAAGRLAELDTAGLDALFPAVDTDALAAADARLPKGLF